In Desulfomicrobium apsheronum, the DNA window GTCTGCCCATATCCCCACTTCCTTGGAGGTCCGGCCGATCTGGTCCTCCTTGGCATAGCCGAGCATCTCTACCCACCTGGCATTGACATCGATGAAACGGCCGGTGGCTATGTCGGAGATGACCAGGGGCGCGGGACTTGAATGAAAGGCCTTGGCGAAGCGTTCCTCGCTCTGACGCAGCAGTTCCTCGGCCTCCTTGCGCTCGGTGACATCACGTCCAACGCCGACGATGGCCTCGATTTCTCCCGTTTTCCCGAGAATGGCCGAATCGTTCCATGCGAACCAGCGCCAACCGTCGACCGTCATGGCACGCTGCTCCATGTAGGCGGTATGAGGCGGGACAAGGAGCGCCTTCATGGCCCCTTCGGTGGCGGCCACGTCATCCGCATGAATGAGCGGCATGAAGGTCGAATTCAGCAGCTCGGCCTCGGATTTACCAAAGGTTCGGCAATACGCTGGGCTCACGTAAAGAAAGCGTCCCTCCAAATCGACCTTGACCAGCAGGTCGGTCTGATGCTCCACGAGAAGTCTGTATTTTTCCTTTCTCTCACCCGCCTTGCGCACAGATTCCGCCAACTCTGCCGTTTTAGCCAGGACCCGTCTGCGCAGAAAGAAATTCCACAGAAAAACGGCCACAAGTATTAAGCTCAGAATTCCGAACACCAGGACGATCATGCTCCATGGCAAAGCTGCCTGAACGGGACGACCGGACCATTCGTCCATGATCGCACCAATTTCGGACCCCGTGATTTGATCGAACCCGCCCTGTATCACGCCCAGAAGCTCGGCATTGCCTTTGCGCACCGCCCCGTGCATCGAATATGTCGTGATCAGTTCCGAGGCTTGGCGAAATTCGGAACTTCTCTCATGCTGGGCCAGATAATGTCGCGCCACCGGCACGTCCGAGATGAATACCTTGATCTCACCTGAAATGGCCGCCCGGACAAGATCGCGCACACCGGGAAATGTGGCGAAGCGCAATTCGGGGTGCCGGGACAGGGCCAAGTCCCGGGCAGCGTCTCCTCCGACGATCCCTACCGAAAATCCGGCGAGATCTTTGACATTCTTGATCCCCCCGAGCTGGTCATGAAAGAATATGCCGGATGGAATGACAGTGATCTGCGTCGTCAGGTCGAACAGCTCCTCGCGCTTCGGCGTCCGCGCCATCCCTCCAATCGCATCGGCCTTTCCTCCCCTGACCGCGTCCAGGGCGGCACTCCACTCCATGAGCTGGAATTCCACGGCGATGCCGGTCTTTCTGCTCCACAGCTCCCAGACATCGACCAGAATCCCCTTGGGACTGCCCGAGGCATCGAGAAATATGTACGGAGGATAATCCTTGTCATCCGCCACAACAATCTTCTCGGGAGCGGCCAGCGCATCCGAGACAGGAAAAAGCAGGGAGAAGAGGACAAGAAACGCGTGTGCCCAAAGACAGATCGCGAAGTTTACGTCCTTTTTATTGCAGCGCATTGTGGCAGCTCACTTTTGAAGAAAATGCCGGGGGCGGAAGCATGGCATGATCCTTTGGAAAAACATCGCGGCGAGCCGGTTGCAACGGCCCGCCGCATGCGAACTAGGGCATCAGGGAATCACTGATTTCCTTGAACAGATCGGCCATGCAGACCACGCCGATGATCTTGCCTCCCTCCTCGACCACTGCGCGTCCGCGACGATAGTCGAGAAAGACCTCAAGTACGCGGGCCAGCGGATCGTTGGGCCTCAGCATGGGGATGTCATGTTGCAGGCATTCCGAGATGCGGACCTGGGAGCAGCTGCGGCAGGCATGGGCAAAGGCGCTGTCCCAGTCTACCTCGTTGCCGTCCAGGACGGAGCCCTTGAGCAGGCACGGACCAATGCCCTGGATCAGATTCCACATGGAAAGCACGCCAATGAATTTGTCTGTTTTTGAAAAAACCAGCACGAAACTGGTGTCCGCCTGTTTGGCGCGAATTTGGCGCAGGGCGGTGATGGCCTCGGAAAGGCTCGCGTCCTCGCGCACGAACGCAAAATCCTCACGCATGATATCCCAGACCCGCTTGCGTAACATCATGATTATACCCCTGTTTAATGATAATGAAGAATAGGGCCCGGCCCCGAACTCACTCAGTCGAAATCGGCCAAAAGCGCGCCGATGTGCAATTCTTCCGTCAGCGACTGGTTCTGATACAATGTCCTGATCCGCCACGAAGCCTGTTGCAGATGGGCGTTGGTGATGCCGTTGGCCAGGGCGGTGTAGGCTTCGAGAAAGGCGGCCAGATGATCGCACACCTTGAGCATTCTGCCGTCCTTGGGGCAGAATT includes these proteins:
- a CDS encoding CBS domain-containing protein, encoding MMLRKRVWDIMREDFAFVREDASLSEAITALRQIRAKQADTSFVLVFSKTDKFIGVLSMWNLIQGIGPCLLKGSVLDGNEVDWDSAFAHACRSCSQVRISECLQHDIPMLRPNDPLARVLEVFLDYRRGRAVVEEGGKIIGVVCMADLFKEISDSLMP